A DNA window from Massilia putida contains the following coding sequences:
- the yacG gene encoding DNA gyrase inhibitor YacG produces MTVVSCPTCGKKVEWTPENKYRPFCSERCKQIDLGAWAEEKYTIPGAPPGDTDDDSVSKE; encoded by the coding sequence ATGACCGTCGTATCCTGCCCCACCTGCGGCAAGAAGGTCGAATGGACACCGGAGAACAAATACCGTCCATTCTGTTCCGAACGCTGCAAGCAAATCGACCTGGGTGCCTGGGCCGAAGAGAAGTACACGATCCCCGGCGCGCCGCCGGGCGACACCGACGACGATTCCGTCTCGAAGGAATAA
- a CDS encoding putative bifunctional diguanylate cyclase/phosphodiesterase, with translation MTIQNFDIPSLHDDAGADAGDRLADLGRWWFERAGGGIALSAVAASFFGTGRYPDPAACLARIEPEDRAAVRAIVGRIHAGAVGAECEFRVRTDGQGLRWLRLQQIDTARSTVAAGILVDVTAARQAAARERFNFALTQYLVGTDSIDDAVTGILQLVCEELGWEWGAFWALDDHAGGQATLRCRYAWQAPRQALAPFREASAHLTMAPGVGMIGTVWASGEARWIEDASGTTDLLRAHAARACGLQSAYFFPVTFVASDACLMRPGVLEFFSAQQRQPDAQLPGLAKSIAAMIAQTVERMTQQERIRVRAQTDEMTGLANRAHFYDQLDRQCRDARPGETFGVLFVDLDQFKPINDAFGHDAGNVVLTAFAGRLRALAPPGWRIGRLGGDEFALLSAPGATPHELERVAEAVLDAGRRRFVYGEHRLAVSASIGISTYPDHGGCTRELLHAADAAMYASKRNGRNLASRFSGDGAPADAGHRIGLLTDLHSAIRRGEFFLEYQPIRTSTDMEIEAVEALIRWRRPNGEIVPPNVFIPLAEQSRLIVDIGRWVVQQACRDLARLGAAGLAGVRVHVNMAAPEFINAELPDRLTAMAASTGADPRHICLELTEGVVMKHADKSIAIMRELRRRGFGIGLDDFGMGYSSLSLLKNLPIGSLKIDRLFMAGVPYDRNDCAIVRSILDLGRHMKLTVVAEGVETDAQLGYLRQFGCPLVQGWLPGRPVPLERLFDLIAQPQAA, from the coding sequence ATGACCATACAGAACTTCGACATCCCATCTCTCCACGACGACGCGGGCGCCGACGCGGGTGACCGCCTGGCCGACCTCGGCCGCTGGTGGTTTGAGCGCGCCGGCGGCGGCATCGCGCTGTCGGCCGTGGCCGCGTCCTTCTTCGGCACGGGCCGGTACCCGGATCCCGCCGCCTGTCTGGCGCGGATTGAACCGGAAGACCGCGCCGCCGTGCGCGCCATCGTCGGCCGCATCCATGCCGGCGCCGTCGGCGCCGAGTGCGAATTCCGCGTGCGCACGGACGGCCAGGGCCTGCGCTGGCTGCGCCTGCAACAGATCGACACGGCCCGCAGCACGGTCGCCGCCGGCATCCTCGTCGACGTGACGGCCGCCAGGCAGGCCGCCGCGCGCGAGCGTTTCAACTTCGCGCTCACCCAATACCTCGTCGGCACCGACAGCATCGACGACGCCGTCACCGGCATCCTGCAACTCGTGTGCGAGGAACTGGGCTGGGAATGGGGCGCGTTCTGGGCGCTCGACGACCACGCCGGCGGTCAGGCCACGCTGCGCTGTCGCTACGCGTGGCAGGCGCCGCGGCAGGCGCTGGCGCCGTTCCGCGAAGCCAGCGCGCACCTGACCATGGCGCCCGGCGTAGGCATGATCGGCACCGTCTGGGCCAGCGGCGAAGCCCGCTGGATTGAAGATGCGAGCGGTACGACCGACCTGTTGCGGGCGCATGCCGCGCGCGCGTGCGGCCTGCAGTCCGCCTATTTCTTTCCCGTGACGTTCGTCGCGTCGGACGCATGCCTGATGCGGCCAGGCGTGCTCGAATTCTTCAGCGCGCAGCAGCGCCAGCCCGACGCCCAGCTGCCGGGACTCGCCAAGTCGATCGCCGCGATGATCGCCCAGACCGTCGAGCGCATGACGCAGCAGGAGCGCATCCGCGTGCGCGCCCAGACGGACGAGATGACGGGCCTGGCCAACCGCGCCCATTTCTACGACCAGCTCGACCGCCAGTGCCGCGACGCGCGGCCCGGGGAGACGTTCGGCGTGCTGTTCGTCGACCTCGACCAGTTCAAGCCCATCAACGACGCGTTCGGCCACGATGCCGGCAACGTCGTGCTGACGGCGTTCGCGGGACGGCTGCGCGCGCTGGCGCCGCCCGGCTGGCGCATCGGCCGCCTGGGCGGCGACGAGTTCGCGCTGCTGTCGGCGCCCGGCGCCACCCCGCATGAACTGGAACGCGTGGCCGAAGCCGTGCTGGATGCGGGGCGACGCCGCTTCGTCTACGGCGAACACCGGCTCGCGGTGTCGGCCAGCATCGGCATCAGCACGTATCCCGACCACGGCGGCTGCACGCGCGAACTGCTGCACGCGGCCGATGCCGCGATGTATGCCAGCAAGCGCAACGGCCGCAACCTGGCCAGCCGCTTCAGCGGCGACGGTGCGCCGGCGGACGCGGGCCACCGCATCGGCCTGCTGACCGACTTGCATTCCGCGATCCGGCGCGGCGAATTCTTCCTCGAGTACCAGCCGATCCGCACCAGCACGGACATGGAAATCGAGGCCGTCGAAGCGCTGATCCGCTGGCGCCGGCCGAACGGCGAGATCGTGCCGCCGAACGTGTTCATCCCGCTCGCGGAACAGAGCCGCCTGATCGTCGACATCGGGCGCTGGGTCGTGCAGCAGGCATGCCGCGATCTCGCGCGCCTGGGCGCGGCGGGCCTTGCGGGCGTGCGCGTGCACGTCAACATGGCGGCACCCGAATTCATCAACGCCGAACTGCCCGACCGGCTCACGGCGATGGCGGCGTCGACGGGCGCCGACCCGCGCCACATCTGCCTCGAACTGACGGAGGGCGTCGTGATGAAGCATGCGGACAAGTCGATCGCCATCATGCGCGAACTGCGCCGGCGCGGCTTCGGCATCGGCCTGGACGATTTCGGCATGGGCTATTCGTCGCTGTCGCTGCTGAAGAACCTGCCGATCGGTTCCCTCAAGATCGACCGCCTGTTCATGGCCGGCGTGCCGTACGACCGGAACGATTGCGCCATCGTGCGCTCGATCCTCGACCTCGGCCGGCACATGAAGCTCACCGTGGTCGCGGAAGGCGTCGAGACCGACGCCCAGCTGGGCTACCTGCGCCAGTTCGGCTGTCCCCTCGTGCAGGGCTGGCTGCCGGGCCGGCCGGTGCCGCTGGAGCGCCTGTTCGACCTGATCGCGCAGCCGCAGGCGGCGTGA
- a CDS encoding ArnT family glycosyltransferase, which translates to MSSTPPDLDDIGPLVRTAPMPQPAVARGFVLGTRTWAFLLLLGVYVLPGLVGHEPWKQDETYIVEIVRNMLATGDAVVPRMAGETFMEKPPLFYWVAGALATLTSPVLPLHDGARLATGLFVLLACGAMAQCGRGWIDAQFGRTTVFVLLACFGLAAFSHLMLTDTALLAGVAVGMAGLPRWRTRPVASGLTIGTGVGIGFLAKGLLAPGVFGLTAILLPLCFARWRVRAYAHTVLVALLAALPWLTLWPAALWLRSPTLFNDWLWTNNIGRFVGFAVPALGAAHDAGFWTKNLWWITFPAAPLAFIALWRDRAQLASDERMQSAAVLAAVIFGVLVASASARDGYALPLLPPLSLLGARCALTLAPRVEAAWCVAARVLLGGIALALWLAWAVIMFSPEPLQPHALADLLPPHPDRHLDLARLACALAATAGAAWLMGFHRRRQAALQTWVTGIALCWVLLVALFMPWADEVKSYREVFGALRPALASGCVASYGLGESERAMLRYYDGVVTERLETRPASACTLILLEDPDGRLPHCSDSTTWQPVWNGARPGDRQEHLWLFRRAPGPATCTDR; encoded by the coding sequence ATGTCCAGCACGCCGCCCGACCTCGACGACATCGGCCCGCTGGTACGCACCGCGCCGATGCCGCAGCCGGCCGTTGCCCGCGGTTTCGTGCTCGGCACCCGGACCTGGGCCTTCCTGCTCCTGCTCGGCGTGTACGTGCTGCCCGGACTCGTCGGCCACGAACCGTGGAAACAGGACGAGACGTACATCGTCGAGATCGTGCGCAACATGCTGGCCACCGGCGACGCCGTCGTGCCCAGGATGGCGGGCGAGACGTTCATGGAAAAGCCCCCGCTGTTCTACTGGGTCGCGGGCGCGCTGGCGACGTTGACGTCGCCCGTGCTGCCGCTGCACGACGGCGCGCGCCTGGCCACCGGCCTGTTCGTCCTGCTCGCGTGCGGCGCAATGGCGCAGTGCGGCCGGGGCTGGATCGATGCGCAGTTCGGCCGCACGACCGTGTTCGTGCTGCTCGCCTGTTTCGGCCTGGCCGCGTTCTCTCACCTGATGCTGACCGATACGGCGCTGCTCGCCGGGGTCGCGGTCGGCATGGCGGGCCTGCCGCGCTGGCGCACGCGGCCCGTCGCGAGCGGGCTGACGATCGGCACCGGGGTCGGCATCGGCTTCCTCGCCAAGGGCCTGCTCGCGCCCGGCGTGTTCGGCCTCACCGCCATCTTGTTGCCGCTGTGCTTCGCGCGCTGGCGTGTGCGCGCCTATGCGCACACGGTGCTCGTCGCGCTGCTGGCCGCGCTGCCGTGGCTGACGCTGTGGCCGGCCGCGCTCTGGCTGCGTTCGCCGACGCTGTTCAACGACTGGCTCTGGACGAACAATATCGGCCGCTTCGTCGGCTTTGCCGTGCCGGCGCTGGGCGCCGCACACGATGCCGGGTTCTGGACGAAGAACCTGTGGTGGATCACGTTCCCGGCCGCGCCGCTGGCCTTCATCGCGCTGTGGCGCGACCGCGCGCAGCTGGCCAGCGACGAGCGCATGCAGTCGGCCGCCGTCCTCGCGGCCGTCATCTTCGGCGTGCTGGTCGCATCGGCCTCGGCGCGCGACGGCTATGCGCTGCCCCTGTTGCCGCCGCTGTCCCTGCTCGGCGCGCGCTGCGCGCTCACGCTCGCGCCGCGCGTGGAGGCGGCGTGGTGCGTGGCCGCGCGCGTCCTGCTCGGCGGCATCGCGCTGGCGCTCTGGCTCGCGTGGGCGGTCATCATGTTCTCGCCCGAGCCGCTGCAGCCGCATGCGCTCGCCGACCTGCTGCCGCCGCATCCCGACCGGCACCTAGACCTGGCGCGGCTCGCCTGCGCGCTGGCCGCAACGGCGGGCGCAGCCTGGCTCATGGGGTTTCATCGGCGCCGGCAGGCGGCGCTGCAGACGTGGGTCACAGGCATCGCACTGTGCTGGGTGCTGCTGGTGGCGCTGTTCATGCCATGGGCCGACGAGGTCAAATCGTATCGCGAGGTCTTCGGCGCACTGCGCCCCGCGTTGGCTTCCGGCTGCGTGGCGAGCTACGGCCTCGGCGAAAGCGAACGCGCGATGCTGCGCTACTACGACGGCGTCGTCACCGAACGGCTCGAGACGCGGCCGGCGTCCGCCTGCACGCTGATCCTGCTCGAGGATCCGGACGGGCGCCTGCCGCACTGCAGCGATTCGACGACATGGCAACCCGTCTGGAATGGCGCCCGCCCCGGCGACCGCCAGGAACATCTGTGGCTATTCCGGCGCGCGCCCGGCCCGGCCACATGCACGGATCGATGA
- the coaE gene encoding dephospho-CoA kinase (Dephospho-CoA kinase (CoaE) performs the final step in coenzyme A biosynthesis.), translating to MQTPGPTDSTVQSALPASRFAVGLTGGIGCGKSTVADLFAARGAAVIDTDQIAHSLTAPHGAAMPALIDAFGADYATPDGALDRAKMRALVFSQPEARARLEAILHPRIREATAAAALLAGGPYTIFAVPLLIESGTWRERVARVLAIDCSEETQVARVMARNGLTEQQVRAIMAAQVTRARRLDEADDVILNDAGIDALLPQVERLHRFYLDEAARLAGRPSERL from the coding sequence ATGCAGACACCAGGCCCGACCGATTCAACTGTTCAATCCGCCCTCCCGGCGTCGCGCTTTGCCGTAGGCCTCACCGGCGGCATCGGCTGCGGCAAATCGACCGTGGCCGACCTGTTCGCCGCGCGCGGCGCCGCCGTCATCGACACCGACCAGATCGCCCACAGCCTCACGGCGCCGCACGGCGCCGCGATGCCCGCCCTGATCGACGCCTTCGGTGCCGATTACGCCACGCCGGACGGCGCCCTCGACCGCGCGAAGATGCGCGCCCTCGTGTTTTCCCAGCCGGAGGCGCGCGCGCGCCTGGAAGCCATCCTGCACCCGCGCATCCGCGAAGCGACGGCCGCCGCCGCGCTGCTTGCCGGCGGCCCGTACACGATCTTCGCCGTGCCCCTGCTGATCGAATCGGGCACGTGGCGCGAGCGCGTGGCGCGCGTGCTCGCCATCGACTGCTCGGAAGAAACGCAGGTCGCCCGCGTGATGGCACGCAACGGGCTGACGGAACAACAGGTGCGCGCCATCATGGCGGCCCAGGTGACGCGCGCGCGCCGGCTGGACGAAGCGGACGACGTGATCCTCAACGACGCCGGCATCGACGCCTTGTTGCCGCAAGTGGAACGCCTGCACCGGTTTTATCTTGACGAAGCTGCAAGATTGGCAGGACGCCCAAGCGAGCGTTTGTAA
- a CDS encoding RidA family protein translates to MKTKNCLGMALVALLPLGAAQGAASAPMKEVVASKDAPAAVGPYSQAIRAGGMVFLAGQIPIDPKTGQANLGSIEEQTAQVFENLKAVLAAGGMTLDNVVSTTVYVKDLNDFAKLNAVYGTYFKDKPPARATVQVQRLPKDVAVEISAIAVH, encoded by the coding sequence ATGAAAACCAAGAACTGCCTGGGCATGGCCCTGGTCGCATTGTTGCCGCTCGGCGCGGCCCAGGGCGCCGCGTCGGCGCCGATGAAGGAAGTTGTCGCGAGCAAGGACGCGCCGGCCGCGGTGGGGCCGTATTCGCAGGCGATACGGGCCGGCGGCATGGTGTTTCTGGCGGGGCAGATCCCCATCGATCCCAAGACGGGCCAGGCCAATCTGGGCAGCATCGAGGAACAGACGGCGCAGGTGTTCGAGAACCTGAAGGCGGTGCTGGCCGCCGGCGGGATGACGCTCGATAACGTCGTCTCGACGACCGTCTACGTGAAGGACCTGAACGACTTCGCGAAGCTCAACGCCGTCTACGGCACCTATTTCAAGGACAAGCCGCCGGCCCGCGCCACCGTGCAGGTCCAGCGCCTGCCCAAGGATGTGGCGGTGGAGATTTCGGCCATCGCCGTCCACTGA
- a CDS encoding AMP-binding protein: protein MRRPMEYDYIKQAIARQYYRWRRVIPKRWLYHPDHFAVRALLDERPEVREHSANVRLRHILTTAVAHVPFYRDAVRIPASDLVHAPPAELLERFPYIDKETVMEQQSAFLNERADRRFLLYATSHGSTGTGIGVWRSKRESDIEKAFYCHAWGQLGFDFDSSRYLRIGYDAAQPLDAAPTWRQGNRLMLSPDHVLPEHQDAILHAIRRFAPRYIHAYPSAALALAELLENGRHAVDWPLRGVLLASEPASPGQLERIGRVFGTQVSISYGLTERTNLAFALHADGHTSPYRFEPLYGRTETLAHDGRNEIVGTSLWNEVMPLIRYRTADCAAIDAAGQCTAIEGRLQEYVLDRHGNRLPGLMIALDACTWDFIKSCQLYQREPGKVLLRIVPRRPLSQAERSALLAGPRRYWGMAMEFDCIEVPEIPAAPGGKRRFVVNELPLAPL from the coding sequence ATGCGACGGCCAATGGAATACGACTACATCAAACAAGCCATCGCGCGCCAGTATTACCGTTGGCGCAGGGTGATTCCGAAACGGTGGCTGTATCACCCCGACCATTTCGCTGTCCGCGCGTTGCTGGACGAGCGGCCTGAGGTGCGCGAGCATAGCGCCAACGTGCGGCTGCGCCATATCCTGACCACGGCCGTGGCCCATGTGCCGTTCTACCGGGATGCGGTACGGATCCCGGCCAGCGATCTTGTCCACGCACCACCGGCGGAATTGCTCGAACGCTTTCCGTACATCGACAAGGAAACGGTCATGGAACAGCAATCCGCGTTCCTGAACGAACGCGCGGACCGCCGCTTTCTGCTGTACGCGACGAGCCACGGTTCGACCGGCACCGGCATCGGCGTCTGGCGCAGCAAGCGTGAAAGCGACATCGAAAAGGCGTTCTATTGCCACGCCTGGGGCCAGCTCGGCTTCGACTTCGACTCGTCGCGCTACCTGCGCATCGGCTACGACGCCGCCCAGCCCCTCGATGCGGCGCCGACGTGGCGCCAGGGCAATCGCCTGATGCTGTCGCCGGATCATGTGCTGCCGGAACATCAGGATGCCATCCTGCACGCCATCCGGCGTTTCGCGCCCCGCTACATCCACGCCTATCCGAGCGCGGCGCTGGCGCTGGCCGAGCTGCTCGAGAATGGCCGCCATGCCGTCGACTGGCCGCTGCGGGGCGTGCTGCTGGCGTCCGAACCGGCCTCCCCTGGCCAGCTCGAGCGCATCGGACGGGTGTTCGGCACGCAAGTTTCGATCAGTTATGGTTTGACGGAACGGACGAATCTCGCGTTCGCGCTGCACGCGGACGGCCACACGAGCCCGTACCGGTTCGAACCGCTGTATGGCCGAACGGAAACGCTGGCGCACGACGGCCGCAACGAAATCGTCGGTACGTCGCTGTGGAACGAGGTCATGCCGCTGATCCGCTACCGGACGGCGGACTGCGCGGCGATCGACGCCGCCGGCCAGTGCACGGCCATCGAAGGCCGCCTGCAGGAATACGTGCTCGACCGCCACGGCAACCGGCTGCCGGGCCTCATGATCGCGCTGGATGCGTGCACCTGGGATTTCATCAAGTCGTGCCAGCTGTACCAGCGCGAGCCCGGCAAGGTGCTGCTGCGCATCGTGCCGCGCCGGCCGCTGAGCCAGGCCGAACGCAGCGCACTGCTGGCCGGTCCGCGCCGCTACTGGGGCATGGCGATGGAATTCGATTGCATCGAGGTGCCCGAGATCCCGGCCGCGCCCGGCGGCAAACGGCGCTTCGTCGTCAACGAGCTGCCGCTCGCGCCGCTGTAG
- a CDS encoding prepilin peptidase, whose amino-acid sequence MPPETLLFAAPATLAATLAAFLFGLLIGSFLNVVVYRLPVMAQRELDNYIAHEAGKELPHQDRFNLMVPRSACPHCGHRITALENIPVVSWLFLRGKCSACKAPISPRYPIVEAVTGLLSAVLIWHFGSGWLGLASLLFAYFLISMTLIDYDTKTLPDDLTYPLLWLGLLINLDGTIVPLRDAVIGAMAGYVSLWAVYWLFKLVTGKEGMGYGDFKLLAALGAWMGWAMLPTIIILSSVVGAIVGISLIVFARRDRNNPIPFGPYLAAAGMIALLYGTPLTRYAHGFLA is encoded by the coding sequence ATGCCACCGGAAACTTTGCTCTTCGCCGCCCCGGCGACCCTCGCCGCGACGCTCGCCGCCTTTCTGTTCGGCCTGTTGATCGGCAGCTTCCTGAACGTGGTCGTGTACCGCCTGCCCGTGATGGCGCAGCGCGAACTCGACAACTACATCGCGCACGAAGCCGGCAAGGAATTGCCGCACCAGGACCGCTTCAACCTGATGGTCCCCCGTTCCGCCTGCCCGCACTGCGGCCACCGCATCACGGCGCTGGAAAACATCCCCGTCGTCAGCTGGCTGTTTTTGCGCGGTAAATGCAGCGCGTGCAAGGCACCGATCTCGCCGCGCTATCCGATCGTCGAAGCCGTCACGGGCCTGCTGTCGGCCGTGCTGATCTGGCATTTCGGCAGCGGCTGGCTGGGCCTGGCGAGCCTGCTGTTCGCGTACTTCCTGATCTCGATGACGCTGATCGACTACGACACGAAGACGCTGCCCGACGACCTCACCTATCCGCTCTTGTGGCTGGGCCTGCTCATCAACCTGGACGGCACCATCGTGCCGCTGCGCGACGCCGTCATCGGCGCGATGGCCGGCTATGTGTCGCTGTGGGCCGTGTACTGGCTGTTCAAGCTCGTCACGGGCAAGGAAGGCATGGGCTACGGCGACTTCAAGCTGCTCGCCGCGCTGGGCGCGTGGATGGGCTGGGCGATGCTGCCGACGATCATCATCCTGTCGTCCGTCGTGGGTGCCATCGTCGGCATCTCGCTGATCGTGTTCGCCCGGCGCGACCGCAATAATCCGATCCCGTTCGGACCCTATCTCGCGGCGGCTGGTATGATCGCACTCTTGTACGGCACACCACTTACCCGCTACGCTCACGGTTTCTTGGCCTAG
- a CDS encoding tautomerase family protein → MPFVTLTVRKPKSTEFKDKVFAAVHAALVATGVPDMDKFQRVLELDASDFRYDTHYPDVMTTRTDDFVLIEILWSVGRSVKVKKKLLGELMDHLRAGGFDPENVMVVFKETGWENWSFAGGRILHT, encoded by the coding sequence ATGCCGTTTGTCACGCTCACCGTCCGCAAGCCGAAAAGCACCGAGTTCAAGGACAAGGTCTTCGCCGCCGTCCACGCCGCGCTCGTCGCGACCGGCGTGCCCGACATGGACAAGTTCCAGCGCGTGCTGGAACTCGACGCGTCCGACTTCCGCTACGACACCCACTACCCCGACGTCATGACGACGCGCACGGACGACTTCGTGCTGATCGAGATCCTGTGGTCCGTCGGGCGCAGCGTGAAGGTCAAGAAGAAGCTGCTGGGCGAGCTGATGGACCACCTGCGGGCCGGCGGCTTCGATCCGGAGAACGTGATGGTCGTCTTCAAGGAGACGGGCTGGGAGAACTGGTCGTTTGCGGGTGGGCGGATTCTGCACACGTGA
- the zapD gene encoding cell division protein ZapD, producing the protein MIVYEYPFNERIRTLLRLEDLYEKFKFFVAQEHPLQHHVALATIFDMLEVAGRADLKSDLLQELERQKQSLLGYRSNPAVAKDMLDAVLAELDTVSNALVNAQGKTGQNVRDNEWLMSIRGRTIIPGGACEFDLPSYYAWQRRPAEQRHTDIMNWFAPLAPLFEALALVLRLLRNSGGPVKMIASAGSYQQMLQGKVYQMLRLSLDDAIGAIPEISANKYMLWVRFTTQGGDLKPKPLEEDVPFELTLCNF; encoded by the coding sequence TTGATCGTCTACGAATACCCATTCAACGAGCGCATACGCACGTTGTTGCGGCTGGAGGACCTGTACGAGAAGTTCAAATTCTTTGTAGCCCAGGAACATCCTCTGCAGCACCATGTCGCGCTCGCGACGATCTTCGACATGCTGGAAGTGGCGGGCCGCGCCGACCTCAAGTCCGACCTGCTGCAGGAACTGGAGCGCCAGAAGCAGAGCCTGCTGGGCTACCGCAGCAATCCCGCCGTCGCCAAGGACATGCTCGACGCCGTGCTGGCCGAGCTCGACACCGTCAGCAACGCCCTCGTCAACGCCCAGGGCAAGACGGGCCAGAACGTGCGCGACAACGAATGGCTGATGAGCATCCGCGGCCGCACGATCATCCCGGGCGGCGCCTGCGAATTCGATCTGCCGTCCTACTACGCGTGGCAGCGGCGCCCGGCCGAACAGCGCCATACCGACATCATGAACTGGTTCGCCCCGCTGGCGCCCCTGTTCGAGGCGCTGGCCCTCGTGCTGCGCCTGCTGCGCAATTCCGGCGGCCCCGTCAAGATGATCGCCTCGGCCGGCAGCTACCAGCAGATGCTGCAGGGGAAGGTCTACCAGATGCTGCGCCTGTCGCTGGACGACGCCATCGGCGCCATCCCCGAGATCTCCGCCAACAAATACATGCTGTGGGTGCGCTTCACGACCCAGGGCGGCGACTTGAAACCGAAGCCGCTGGAAGAAGACGTCCCGTTCGAGCTCACCCTCTGCAATTTCTGA